Part of the Dehalococcoidales bacterium genome is shown below.
TTCACACGCAGGGGGTCACTGGTTCAAATCCAGTATCGCCCACCACTTTTCAAAGCTAAAATAACCCTTGTGATTCATTTTTGGATATACAAGTTGCCAGTTACCATGCTTAGGTTGTCTAAAGCACAGGGGTATTAAAAAGGTAATAACCAGAATCGTTTAATCCCAGATTCCCCCCGGGGGGGGTCAAAAGAAGGTTTATTTGACACTTCTTATAGGGATGCCATAATAGATTTCCCCTATAATCTGTGCAATTTCTTAACCTTTTTCGCCCGTACCTTGTGCCCCAGCTTTACTAGCTCGTACCACAGGACAGAAGCAACGGCAAATCCCAATACAATGAAGAACTGTGTAACCGAAAGGGCTTCTAGCTTTAAAAAGCCGGAGAATGGCGTATAAAGGATAGTTCCAAGCATGACCAGCGTGCCTGTGTTAACTGCCCACATTATCCGATCTTTAGCGAGAGAAAACATTGATTGGATAGCAAAATTCCGATTAGAACTGTTTACCTATACGAGGAAAAGGTTGGCCAATATGATAACAGGAAGTCCCATCGCACGGGCAACAGGAGCGTTATCTGGATTACCTGCCAGCGTTGCGTAATACAAACCGAATGATCCAGCAAATATAACTAAACCCTGCACTATACTTTTACCAAGCAGCTTGCTGTAAGCATTTGTTCCTTCGGATCTCGCGGGCGACGTTCCATGATGTCGTCTTCTGCGGGCTGGCTCCCAAGCTAAAACAAATTAATATCGTCATGTTGCCTTGGCTCCATGTAATAATACAATATATCACAACAGATATATCACTTCGTTAAGAAGGTTATTAACTAAGCCAGTCCTGATGGAAGAAGAAAAATGGTCAGAAAGGATATTTTAGGGATCGAAGGGACAACAAGGATATCACCATTAAACCAGAATTAAATGTTCATAATAATTTACAAGGGACTGTTTAAGAATATTAATGCGGTTTTATGCCGTTGTCTGAAGCATCAGTACTTTCTCAAAGCTCGAAACTCTCAACCGCAAACCGGCGGACTGTTTTTACAATAGCAGGGGCCCAGAGCCATAGTGAAGTATGCCCCAAAGGGATCCATTTGATGGGCGGTTTACCGCAAGCTTCCCAGAAATCAATTGCTGCTTGCCTTGGGATATATTTATCATACTTGGCATTTATCATCTGAACGCGTCGGTTTTTTATGTTGCTTGCATAGGTCATCGGGTCCAAAAGGTAACCGGGGAACGGTGCTTTTACATTCTGGAACCCATTTCGTGAAACCTCATCAAGGTAAAGATTGTATGCGTGTTGTTTTTCGTGGTATTTCTCCTCACTCAGCTTTGACGATTTTTGGTAGCGTCGGTTCTGGCTTAGCCATTCAATTTTGGGTGAGTTCCCTCCGGATACAATAAAGACCCCTGCCTTTATACGCTGATCTGCTCCCATAGCGATGGAAGAAACAAGGCCGCCAAAGCTGATTCCCAGTACGCCTGTATTTTCAGTATTATATTCGCCATTATCGTCCGCCCAATCGATTATTTGTCTTATATCGATTACTGATAAGCGGTAACTTTGGAACCATTCTTTGTCAGAAAACACAGGAAATTTTTGTTTCATCGGCAGGGGCATTCGCTTGGAATGTATGGTGAGGTATGGTATGCAGCAGGCTATGCCTTCTTTTACTAATTGGCGAGCAATCAGCTTGCAGGGGATGATACTCAAGTCACCCATTCCATGTACTAATATCATTAAGGGAAACTGGTGTTGTGCTTGGGGCAGATATAGCTCGCTTTTGACTACGCCGTTTTCAGCATACCCTGTATCGATAGCGCTTCGAAATTGTAATTTATAATGATGGAAATCCGGATACTTTTTGGTTAATGATATTTCCACATTATTATTGCCTTTATGGTATTCGTAGGGGTTTGCTAACACTGATTCATTCACAATACCTGATCCTGTTTTGTTATTTGTTTGAGTGTGTTTTGTGTTGTCCATATAAACCTTGTTTTGTAACCGTGACTGCAACAGAATACGCGGATTAAATATTATTCCTATTATAACAATTTCCTAGTGAATGTTATCCTTTATTCGTACAGTAACGTTGTCGAGCAGCGTTTG
Proteins encoded:
- a CDS encoding alpha/beta hydrolase family protein; translated protein: MNESVLANPYEYHKGNNNVEISLTKKYPDFHHYKLQFRSAIDTGYAENGVVKSELYLPQAQHQFPLMILVHGMGDLSIIPCKLIARQLVKEGIACCIPYLTIHSKRMPLPMKQKFPVFSDKEWFQSYRLSVIDIRQIIDWADDNGEYNTENTGVLGISFGGLVSSIAMGADQRIKAGVFIVSGGNSPKIEWLSQNRRYQKSSKLSEEKYHEKQHAYNLYLDEVSRNGFQNVKAPFPGYLLDPMTYASNIKNRRVQMINAKYDKYIPRQAAIDFWEACGKPPIKWIPLGHTSLWLWAPAIVKTVRRFAVESFEL